In one Fundulus heteroclitus isolate FHET01 chromosome 3, MU-UCD_Fhet_4.1, whole genome shotgun sequence genomic region, the following are encoded:
- the LOC105937637 gene encoding sterol regulatory element-binding protein cleavage-activating protein isoform X4 — translation MVHIHFKEEIGIAELIPLVTTYIILFAYIYFSTRKIDMVKSKWGLALAAVVTVLSSLLMSVGLCTLFGLTPTLNGGEIFPYLVVVIGLENVLVLTKSVVSTPVDLEVKLRIAQGLSNESWSIMKNMATELCIILIGYFTLVPAIQEFCLFAVVGLVSDFFLQMFFFTTVLSIDIRRMELADLNRRLPAEAGLPPSKPGPLRTREAPPPPRPSPHTITLQTPAFRNLRLPKRLRVVYFLARTRLAQRIIMAGTVIWIGILVYTDPAGIRTYLAAQVSEQSPLGDSVGGGLTPHLAVAPVFRGGDPTSTLSIHSAPDPTPLPENQSQGHLGPAGPLHQAPPSVPQISWGAEDEEGWRRLSFRHWPSLFSYYNITLAKKYISLLPVIPVTFHLSPQEAIDTRHPQDTRHPPPPIPKASADIQTDLTLYKVAALGLAAGVLLVLLLFCLYRVLCPRNYGRNGVAHGRRRRGDLPCDDYGYSPPVSEISPLLLRGHSMDIECLASDGMLLASCCLAGQIRVWDAQTGDCLTVIPKQRLRRCSSSGCWEQRDVWDTVSGAAESECGCDSHEPSVGGDGAPEDDSYLLRHRAAPSRPPLFTDQPDLTPLIDTNFASLPPSNLSTPPRGGFDFGGLVERAYMEHEAPSPAAYPPPSSSSSSSPPSASQLQRSPSLGEASGPPHPDRASGAGAASAADWESSVWAMELRGNLIAAGRSSGKLELWDAVEGSLRCSNEDGVSGITALAFLNNRIVAARLNGSLDFFTVEINKPLGLLQYRGAPGRGSMPPSPCYSSEDLISCQLTRSVQCAHQKPITVLRAAAGRVVTGSQDHTVRVYRLEDSCCLFTLQGHSGGITAIYIDQTMVLASGGQDGAICLWDVLTGSRVSHVYGHRGDVTSLVCTTSCVISSGLDDLICIWDRSTGIKLYSIQQEVGCGASLGVISESLLVTGGQGCVSFWDLNFGDLLQTVYLSQSADGQGVRQLLVLDNAAIVCDFGSELSLVYVPSVLEKLD, via the exons CGAGATCTTCCCTTACCTTGTGGTGGTGATCGGCCTGGAAAACGTGTTGGTTCTCACCAAGTCTGTGGTTTCCACCCCTGTCGACCTCGAGGTCAAACTTCGCATTGCTCAGG GCCTTAGTAATGAGAGCTGGTCTATCATGAAGAACATGGCCACTGAGCTGTGCATCATCCTGATTGGATATTTCACTTTGGTGCCAGCTATCCAG GagttttgcctttttgcagtcgTGGGGCTCGTCTCTGACTTCttcctgcagatgtttttcttcacaACAGTGCTGTCTATAGATATTCGCCGTATGGAG CTGGCCGACCTGAACCGCCGCCTGCCCGCCGAAGCTGGCCTGCCGCCGTCAAAACCGGGACCCCTGCGAACTCGCGAGGCGCCCCCCCCACCGCGACCCTCCCCCCACACCATCACCCTGCAGACGCCGGCCTTCAGGAACCTGAGGCTCCCGAAAAGACTGCGCGTCGTGTACTTCCTGGCTCGCACGCGCCTGGCCCAGCGCATCATTATG GCTGGTACGGTAATCTGGATCGGCATCCTCGTCTACACGGACCCGGCTGGAATCCGCACCTACCTTGCTGCGCAGGTGTCTGAGCAAAGCCCCCTGGGGGACTCGGTAGGAGGCGGCTTAACCCCCCATCTGGCGGTGGCCCCAGTTTTCCGTGGCGGGGATCCTACCAGCACCTTGAGCATCCATTCGGCTCCCGATCCAACTCCCCTACCTGAAAACCAATCGCAGGGCCACCTTGGCCCAGCAGGACCTCTTCACCAGGCGCCGCCCTCTGTGCCCCAGATCAGCTGGGGGGCCGAGGATGAGGAGGGATGGAGGAGACTGTCTTTTAGGCACTGGCCGTCGCTGTTCAGCTACTACAATATCACTTTAGCAAAGAA ATACATCAGCCTTCTCCCGGTAATTCCCGTCACCTTTCACTTGAGCCCCCAGGAGGCCATTGACACGCGTCACCCTCAGGACACCAGACACCCTCCACCACCGATCCCTAAAGCCTCTGCAGACATACAGACAGACCTCACCCTCTACAA GGTTGCTGCTCTGGGCCTGGCTGCAGGggtcctgctggttctgctgctcttCTGCCTCTACCGCGTCCTCTGCCCCCGTAACTACGGCCGGAACGGCGTGGCTCACGGGCGCCGGCGCCGCGGCGACCTGCCCTGCGACGACTACGGCTATTCTCCTCCTGTCAGTGAGATCTCGCCTCTGCTGCTGCGGGGCCACAGTATG GACATCGAGTGCTTGGCGAGCGACGGGATGTTGCTGGCCAGCTGCTGTTTGGCGGGACAGATCCGTGTTTGGGACGCCCAGACCGGTGACTGTCTGACGGTCATCCCCAAGCAAAG GTTAAGGCGATGCAGCAGCAGTGGCTGCTGGGAGCAGCGGGACGTCTGGGACACGGTGAGCGGCGCCGCGGAGTCGGAGTGCGGCTGCGATTCTCACGAGCCGTCCGTGGGCGGCGACGGCGCGCCGGAGGACGACAGCTACCTGCTGAGGCATCGCGCCGCGCCCAGCCGGCCCCCCCTCTTCACCGACCAGCCCGACCTGACGCCGCTCATCGACACCAACTTCGCCTCCCTGCCGCCCTCCAACCTCTCCACGCCACCCAGAGGAGGCTTTGACTTTGGAGGCCTGGTGGAACGCGCCTACATGGAGCACGAggctccgtcgccggccgcctacccgcctccttcctcctcctcctcctcctcgcctcCCTCCGCCTCGCAGCTCCAGAGAAGTCCGAGCCTGGGGGAGGCGTCCGGGCCCCCGCACCCAGACAGAGCCTCCGGGGCTGGGGCCGCGTCGGCTGCAGACTGGGAGAGCTCGGTCTGGGCCATGGAGCTGAGAGGAAACCTGATAGCTGCTGGGAGGAGCAGCGGCAAGCTGGAG CTGTGGGATGCAGTAGAAGGGTCTCTGCGGTGCAGCAACGAAGATGGAGTCTCGGGCATCACAGCTTTGGCGTTTCTAAATAACAG AATCGTGGCGGCGCGACTGAACGGCTCGTTGGATTTCTTCACCGTTGAGATCAACAAACCTCTGGGTCTGCTGCAGTACAGAG GAGCCCCCGGGCGAGGCAGCATGCCCCCGTCCCCCTGTTACAGCAGCGAGGACCTGATCAGCTGTCAGCTCACTCGCTCCGTGCAGTGCGCCCACCAGAAGCCGATCACGGTGCTGCGAGCCGCCGCCGGCCGGGTGGTCACCGGCAGCCAGGACCACACAGTCCGG GTTTATCGGCTGGAGGACTCCTGCTGCCTCTTCACCCTGCAGGGTCACTCTGGGGGCATCACGGCCATCTACATCGATCAG ACGATGGTTCTAGCGAGCGGCGGGCAGGACGGCGCCATCTGCCTGTGGGACGTCCTGACGGGAAGCCGCGTCAGCCATGTCTACGGTCACCGCGGCGACGTCACCTCCCTGGTCTGCACTACCTCCTGCGTCATCAGCTCAGGGCTGGACGACCTGATCTGTATCTGGGACCGCAGCACCGGCATCAAACTCTACTCCATACAGCAG GAGGTGGGCTGCGGCGCCAGCCTCGGCGTCATCTCCGAGTCGCTGCTGGTGACGGGCGGCCAGGGCTGCGTCTCCTTCTGGGACCTGAACTTCGGCGACCTGCTGCAGACCGTCTACCTGAGCCAGAGCGCCGACGGTCAGGGCGTGCGGCAGCTGCTGGTGCTCGACAACGCCGCCATCGTCTGCGACTTCGGCAGCGAGCTCAGCTTGGTCTACGTGCCCTCGGTGCTGGAGAAGCTGGACTGA